The genome window TTTCCTTGACCAGTCACAGCAGCTCCAGTGGTAAGAAGTCCAAGAAATGAATTCATGTGGATTAAACCGGGTAATGTTGGTGAAGCCAGACGTTGTTCATATTCAGTTCAGTGAAGGGACATGGTTGATTGATTTGTACTCTTGTGATCGGTTTGAATTGACTTCGGGAGGGATTTGGATGTGTATTTTGATGAAGAGGGATTCATGCTCTTAGGGAGGATATTTGAATCCCAAGTGATGCAGCTTTTTTGTGAGGTGGTTGTGTGCTACATGTAGGATATTCTGATTCATTACTACGATTTCAGTTCCTGTATAGAGGGAGATCCTTGCACATTTGATCTTGGAGGGTGAATTAGTTTTGATGATGAATTGACTGAAAAACTATATTGCCATTCTTGGAGTGAAGTAGCAGGAATCACAGCTGTGGGTACCTGTAATATAAAAGCCAGGATGGGGTGGGATGTGTTAATTAGCAAACATTAGACCATTGACTATATAAGTGAGAAACTTTTGGCTACTGTGGATATGGTGTCACCCCTGTAAAACCGTTACCATGTTAAGATTTCATACTGAACAGACCATCATTATTCTTGGCTCTGTCCTGCCACCAGCAGCAACTCCCACTTTCATACCTGGATGTGTTCTGGAGAGATGATTTAAGAACAACTGTGCTGAACAAATGTAACGTGGCAAAATGAGTTTGTGTACCGACTCCATGACTGAGAATACAACAATGTGAAGTTGGATATATATGAAAGCTTTGTTGTAGAGTGACTGGTGTGTTTCAGGGGCCATAGTGACTCATGTTGTGACTGGATCATGTGTGTAATCAGGTTGGAATATTTTGTAAGTTCGGCTTCATTTGATAAAGCGTTAGGTCAAACACTTCAGGactgatgacattttctttgtatttcatatttttagCCATTGATTCTATGCTGGGGCATTCAGCTTCTAATTTGACGAGTGCTTCAATTGTTTGTTGTTAAGTGACAAGCAATGACTAGCAATGATCAGTGATTATGACTGGTTCAGTCTCTGCTGGCTGGCTGCGTTAAACAAGCACCTCTGTGGGAGTCAACAAGTTACTTTGGTTCCCAGGCTGGCTGCGTTAAACAAGCACCTCTGTGGGAGTCAACAAGTTACTTTGGTTCCCAGGCTGGCTGGGTTAAACAAGCACCTCTGTGGGAGTCAACAAGTTACTTTGGTGAACTGTTTTTCATCTTCATGTTTTCACATTTCTAGTTGTTCATGGACACTGACACCGGCTTCTGAGAATATCTCTGCTTCTTCAACATAGTGACCATGGCTGCACTGGGCATATCTCCAAGTTACGCAAAAAGTTGAACATGTCTTACGAAGATTGACTTTAGAATAGTAAAAAGGTATGTTATCAAGCAACCACAGCTGATGCATGTCATATATGCCTCTTAGGATTGGGCGATGCATCCAAGTTGAGCGTGGCAGTGATCAGTGGTGAGAGGAGCCACATATGTCAGCGTCGTTGTAACACTTTTGGCTCAATTTGTAATTGATGCCGTATCATGATATCCAGGAAATTTACTGTGAATATAttgcatgaaaataaaatattgtttTATGAAAAATCCTAAAGACAGCTCATCTGGACTAGTTTTACTTGGTCTAAGTAAAGTACCCTACTTGCAACCTAAAGACAGGCACAGCCTGGCAAGGCTTGCACATCTGTTTTAAAATCTGATAATACCTCATAGAACCAAGTATACAACATTGGGAGCCTTCTATCTTACTCTTCTCTTGGAGACGGGGCACTAATCTTGATGTATCACATGCATCCGGGACAGTACCAGGACCCCTCTGTCCAtcttaggctgcgtatccataagctgttccgtgccctgcacaacattccctttttaccgcctggcgcgccacacggacaatgaaccttcgttggtgttattgatcgttcccataggttatgccgtgtcacattgcggacatatatgcactgtgtattgggaatataggcccatattgggattgaacatgtccattcttttacgagtgaacaacacggaagcaatgtctgaggcgaaattaattcaagaggttcatcaacgtgaactactctgggaccccaaaactgatgattatcataacaagcacgaacctgtaatttgttgcttaaaagtcaggttttatatacatgtacatgtcaatttgatgttgcaagtgaaaatacaagttacttgtattttcattttcaatattcataagaagttgtcttctgaaataatgacagcgtgcggataaacgcgattgaccgctgcgaaatgaggactacaaaggcctacatgaccaaaaaggaatatccaatggagacgcagggcatagtgccaggtcacaaggctgttacgccataacgccacactacacaagggcataccctatggatacgcagccttaCAGTGCAGTAGAGGACAGGCCCAGCCTGCAATATTGAGATCTCCAATTAGTTTGCGACATGTGGCATGGTACCCTTGtatctacattgtacatgaagcTGGTCTTGGGGTCTTCTACATGTATGAGTTCATCCATATACAACCTGGCCTGCTACAACAAGGTCATCGAAGGGACAATCGGACGATGTCTTGATGAGAATCTGTTTGTTCTCCACAACCGCCACTGTCTGAGATCAATTGGAACCACACTGTGGCCGTTAGATCGTTGATCCAGCCCACTCGTGATAAACATGTATCCTGGGTTCTGCTTGGACAGCTGAGGGAAAGCAGACATACTCCGCCTCTCATAGCTGGCATTTGTATCTCTCCTAAGATACATTAAAACAAGCGTATTTTAAGGAATGGTACAAAGATCTCATGTAAGAAGATGGATAAACTCACAACAAAGTCTAAATTGATAcaataaattgattttttattgTCGTTTTTCCACCAACCATTTCAAAGTCGCCATTGATGGATTGATTGGAACACTGAAGACAAAGTTTTTGTCTTGACATGATTCTAAACATTGACACAATGCTTGAGAACTGGGAGCTTCCATATCGAATTTTATATGCTCTTTGAAGGAGCCATCAAACTTGCACTACAATGATACAAGTTTACACCCTTCACAAGCTGAATCCTAAACCTTCACAAGCAGGGTTTGcccaaatattgaaatattgcagTCCTCCACGTGAGTTAACATATTTATAGTCCAGGAACATTCTAGAAGAGTGAAGGAAACACATAGGAATAAATAAGTCCATTGTCAGCCACGTATTATCCTAAAGTTGACAACTTTTCTCGTATTGTTTCGACCATCTTGTCCCGTGGCACCTCCGACTGAAACAAAGAGAGAGGCACATTACATTTCATGTCATGGTTGACGGTGATTTCAGTCCTAGCCAGGTGTATTTGTTTCTCTACCAGCAATATCTTATCAACAGGACTGGTGAGCCTTCGCTGGCAGGCTCTTCTATGTGGACAGGGAGAGACCCACAGCGTTTGTGGCCTGGAGGAACTCTCTGTAATGTCTTCCCACTCCACAAGAAGCAGGCTCTTCTATGTGGACAGGGAGAGACCCACAGCGTTTGTGGCCTGGAGGAACTCTCTGTAATGTCTTCCCACTCCACAAGAGGCAGGCTCTTCTATGTGGACAGGGGGAGACCCACAGCGTTTGTGGCCTGGAGGAACTCTCTGAAATGTCTTCTCACTCCACAAGAGGCAGGCTCTTCCATGTGGACAGGGGGAGACCCACAGCGTTTGTGCCCTGGAGGAACTCTCTGTAATGTCTTCCCACTCCACAAGAGGCAGGTTCTTCTATGTGGACAGGGAGAGACCCACAGCGTTTGTGCCCTGGAGGAACTCTCTCTAATGTCTTCCCACTCCACAAGAGGCAGGTTCTTCTATGTGGACAGGGAGAGACCCACAGCGTTTGTGCCCTGGAGGAACTCTCTGTAATGTCTTCCCACTCCACAAGAGGCAGGTTCTTCTATGTGGACAGGGAGAGACCCACAGCGTTTGTGGCCTGGAGGAACTCTCTGTAATGTCTTCCCACTCCACAAGAGGCAGGCTCTTCTATGTGGACAGGGAGAGACCCACAGCGTTTGTGGCCTGGAGGAACTCTCTGAAATGTCTTCCCACTCCACAAGAGGCAGCTGAAGAGTGATGAGATGTTATTCTACTCACCTCTTCTCGTGTGACTATGTCTCGAAGCTTAACAATATTATTCTGTAATTCTGATTCGCCAATAATGACAGCCAATGGAATACCCATTTCTTCACAATACTGGAACTGGGCCaaggttttgggatttttcTTGTATGAAGCTTCAGTCTGAAGACACAACAGGATCGTGATTAGGGAAAACAACATTCAGGGCAGACATATCACTATGCCATATGAAGACCAACATCTCCTTCTTTAGCAGTTTTGCCTCACCATGTACTGCACTTATGTAGTGCATTGCACTGTGTAACGCAGTGTAATCAGGTAATGCAGTGCACAGAGTAATGTATTGGCTCATAGGCGTGGTTTGCAATTACTTCAACAAAAACGTCCTTAGGCCGTGTTTTTGGGCACAAATTATCATATGACATGTAGCTTTTGTAAATACCACTCGAGGAAACCAACTTACTTTGATATTTGAATCCCAAAGTTCTGAACATAACTTCATCCTCTCCTCAGTCAGATTCTTTTGAGCGGAGACGACATAGACATTTGTCTCAGTGGTACGCACCTTCTTCCCAGCGGCCTAAAGATGGACAGAGTAATATTGAGGCCATTCTCTATCACAGGTTTTTGTAAAATGATGGCCATCTGACAAAAGATATGTCACAGATTTTGATTAGAAATCTTTCACGCAGTATATTTCTCTGAAGAATATCGTGTGCTATTTCCTCATTTCTTAAAGGAATATGAAAATGAGCAAGAACTGAAAGCACTCCTGTTAAAATGAGCTGAATCTCTCTGTAACGACGTTTCAACGTCAACTCACCAATTCTCTTGCCTCCAATATGGAGAAGACCCTTTCTATTCCTATACTGACACCAACACACGGGGTCTGCTTGCCCTTGGCATCAAATATCCCCACGAGTCCGTCATACCGGCCACCACCAGCAACACTTCCTACTCCAACCTGTTCACCAGATGCATTCGTAGACCGACCTGAAACGTGGCAGCAAGAGCAGTGTTACAACTCACAGTAGGTTGGCTTCAGCACAACGCAATGCAATCAGGAAATGTTGACTTGGATAAAAAGGGCATCTGTAATCGAGCAATGAAATAGCAAAGAGTTGACTTGACAAATCAGAGAAAAACCTTAACCCTTTCCTTGTAATCACAAACTAATGTGCCAACTGTCTTCCAAGCATGTCAACACGAGCTGTAGTCAACTGCATCAGGTCATAGACCCACAACCTCTGATATACTCAAGACCAGAAATACTTGACTATTCTAGCTGACTTATCGAGGTATATTAGCAAACTAGGCTAAGTGAAACCTAATTGTTTTATTTCCTTGACAGAAGTGCACTCACCTTTCAAAACGGCCTCGTAGATCACTCCAGTGTAGTAGTCCAAACCCCGTGCAAGACTCACATCAAATGACACCTGAAAGAACAGAAGTATTATAGTCTCAAGCAATGACAGTATGATGCTCATATGGGGATACTGGCAAGAGAACTGGCACACACACACAGAGGCAAGTACCAGCGAGTTCCTAATGGCAAAAAGACAAAGTCTTTTCTAGTGACAGTGTGGCTGGAGCGTAATCATTGCCACCTGATGTTACTACAATCTAGCATACTTGTTTACATGGCCACTGTATCTCATTAGCAGCATTTTATTCAACATTGAATACTTATGTCTTCATCACGCTGAATCAATGTAAACCTCACCCGATCCATGACTCCATACAGATCACAATATCTCAGCAACAGCTTCATCTGCTCCAGCCCCTCCACTGCCGCCTTATTCGCAGAGAGACACTCGTCCTTCTGTAACCTTTCAATAAGCTCTGTGCCGCCGTTAAGCTGGACATATGAGCCGATCTTATCAGCCACATCTGGGTCCAGCCCTTTCTCGTCCACCATCTCTGCTTTCACGTCATCCCAGAATGTCTTATCGAGCTTATCAACTGAAGAGCATATCGTCCTGAACTTGTCCTCCGGGACGCCACACGCAGCAAACATGCCGTCAAGGAGTTTACGGTGATTTAACTGTCAATAAAACGGGTCCAATTGAATTCATTTATAAGAACACGTTATGACACATCTGTTTCTGTTCAATTAACTCTTCATGATTAACCTGGGGAATGTTTAATGAGCTATCATGCTTTAGGATATTGGTTCCGGCCACAACTCCATCTCCAAAACAGGAAATCATGGCCGTCTTTCTTGACCGACATACCTTGATAACAAAGTCCCCCAGTTTGAGCTCACTGAGAATCTCTGAGACTATTTTCACACACTCTGCATCTGGGATCATCAGGTCATATTGGCCAGCAATGTCAAAATCCTGAAAGATTGGAGAATCACTCCGATTAGTTCTATGCTAAATTGCTTAAGATTGCTAAACTGACTTCTGAATTTGATAAATGAATTTATCTGAGACACACAAGCAAATGACCAAGAAGAAGTATTTGTCTATATAGGTCAAATACAAAGGAAATACTGCAGCTGTCAACAGTATCATTATACTCCAACAGAGCTAGCCGAGTTCACATGCCTGTCAGGCCTGTCAAAGCTATAATACTCCAACAGAGCTAGCCGAGTTCACATGCCTGTCAGGCCTGTCAAAGCTGTAATAGCTATCATTACTGCTCTGCAAATTGCTCTGTCTCACATTCCTGGTCACCAGGCTTTCACACTCACACACTGGTAGAACTCCCTGAAGCGCCCCCTAGTCATAGCGGGGTTGTCCCGTCGATACACCTTAGCGATATGATACCTCTTGATATTGGTCACCTTATTCATAGCCAGATATCTTGCAAATGGAACCTGAGGTCGAGGTTAAGGAAAGTCAGTTTCTGAAATATTTGTTTCATCGATTCAGTTTGAGTGGTTAGCACTCCTGGCTACCACCCGACAGGACAGAGCTTTGTTCCCGGGAAGGGACTCAGGGTTGTTTTTCTGGATGGACCGGCATGGCTTTTAAGAAAGTAAAATTAGTCGGAGTACTCCCTGAATTCTGTGGAGACTggagtaataatatgatattCCAAAAGTGCTTTGATGAGGTAAACATGTAAAAGAGCGCTATTTtagaactcaatattattatgTTTATCATTAATACATATAACACCTCCAAGTGTCGGGTGaatgctgaaaaagaagaatcAAAGTAAAGTGATAAATTGGCAAAAGCATAGAGCTGGTGGGTGCAAACACGTTGACGGTGATATCGGCATGTTTGAGATTAGAATGTTTAGAGTTTATTTCATGTTTGTCGCTATACTGTAACTGATTTGAGCTTAAACCCAACACGACCAGGCCTACACTTACTACCAACCAGCTTGCAACTGCTATATATGTGATCAATATTTCAAACACATCACTCCCATGGTTTGACCTCAATTTTATCATGACACAATTTTAGCATAATCACCACACCACATTTCTCTAAACCCCAATTCCCCTCAGTTATTGACAGATATAGCCCAACTTGTATACACCCCAAATGTTTGTTGAGGGAGTCTCCTTTGTGAAAGCCCTTTGTGGCAATGATCCTACCCAACAGAGCTGAACGGAAAGACCTCTATAATCACAGATTCCTTTGTATTTCTCTGTTGGTACATCTGCCATATAACTGCATGTGATTGCTTTGCTCTGTTCAAATTCTTACCTAATTTCTTTGGTATTTTTTGCTAAGCTCATTGAAAAGGGTTAGAAATGGGTCATAGTGAATGAGGGAGGTGGACCATGACAGTGATAAGTACAATCAAAACAAGAAGCCAACACAATAAAATGCATAGGCCAAGTCTCATTGAAAGACAAGTGAGACTTTGAGGGATAGAAAGTGGTTCATTTAAAGGATACAGTCAGATCATATCTGAGTGAGAGAATCTCACCGCCCTGGTTGGCCAGATCATAGATGAGCTTGGAGTCTTCTCCATACTTGCCTGTCAGTGTGTCCTGAAGGTAGAGGTGCATGGCATGATCAGATAAGCAGTAATAAGTTAGAAGTCTCTGTTGAAGTCAACAACTACTTTCTCCAATCCAACTTGCTCAAGTTGCTCATGAAATGAGACAGTGTTGACAGGGAACATGCGCTCAGATGGACTCCCTAAGTAATGTTGCGGGATTTGAAATGTCTCACTTCAACAATATGTAACATAACCAACACAACCAACCTTGAGTTCAAACACAGGTGTGTCAATCGTCTCAGCCCCGTGACGTTTGAAGCAGGTTATGATTGTATTGAACACACGTTCTCTGATGGCCATCTGCTTGGGGTTGTAGTCCCGCGTACCCTGAAAGCCAATTGGTGATGAAGTCAATACGACATCATTCCATTGGAAGTGTATGTGATTCCTCATGTGGAGAAAATGCTCAAAATATGGCAAATATCCAAAATTGGCCATGCAGCCTAAAATGATCATAAATTGAAAATCATACTGCTTCTTTATATAGGGATACAATGTTAATGTTCAATTCTAACCTTACATGTAGCCTTGAGTCGCTTTCTTATTTCACTAATGACTATTTTTTCCAaccatacatgtactggtatgtCACTTACATGTCGACCCTACTATTGAGGATACATGCATGATTCATTTGAACATCTGGCCATTTATTTACTTACGACTCTCCCAATTGAAAGTTTTTCTTTTTAATTAGGGTACCCAGCGGTACTTCACTACAATGACATCAATCTATGGGAAAGCTTTATAAAGTGGATGATCATGGAATGACAGAGAGTGTACGAAGCCAACAGTTCACTAGAATATCTTAAACTTTAAGACCAAGTGTTTTCAAGGCCTCTTGGTTGAAGAGCATTGCAACAGGCCTAAAGCGTATTGGGGTTTTCAACATTATGGCGAAATATTAACTGTCTCACCTTTGCAGTCTTGAGGACAAAGCTCTTCTGAACATCATTGCCAAGCTGTGCCTTCAACTCGAGTAACTTGGTCACTTCTTGAGagatctgaaagtgaaatagaCATGAACAATTTTATAGcatgattatcaaaaaaaaggCAATCACCATTTACTTCTAAAGACACAGAAAGACTTAGTTTCCACCACAGTGATTAATGTAGCTTACTGACCACAAAGCTTCCAAGTGTCAAAATGGTAATGGTAACTGCTCTCGTGGAATCAG of Lineus longissimus chromosome 9, tnLinLong1.2, whole genome shotgun sequence contains these proteins:
- the LOC135493790 gene encoding histidine--tRNA ligase, cytoplasmic-like isoform X3; translated protein: MADQRAELQDKIKNQGEKVRKLKEAGADKAEISQEVTKLLELKAQLGNDVQKSFVLKTAKGTRDYNPKQMAIRERVFNTIITCFKRHGAETIDTPVFELKDTLTGKYGEDSKLIYDLANQGGEILSLRYDLTVPFARYLAMNKVTNIKRYHIAKVYRRDNPAMTRGRFREFYQCDFDIAGQYDLMIPDAECVKIVSEILSELKLGDFVIKLNHRKLLDGMFAACGVPEDKFRTICSSVDKLDKTFWDDVKAEMVDEKGLDPDVADKIGSYVQLNGGTELIERLQKDECLSANKAAVEGLEQMKLLLRYCDLYGVMDRVSFDVSLARGLDYYTGVIYEAVLKGRSTNASGEQVGVGSVAGGGRYDGLVGIFDAKGKQTPCVGVSIGIERVFSILEARELAAGKKVRTTETNVYVVSAQKNLTEERMKLCSELWDSNIKTEASYKKNPKTLAQFQYCEEMGIPLAVIIGESELQNNIVKLRDIVTREESEVPRDKMVETIREKLSTLG
- the LOC135493790 gene encoding histidine--tRNA ligase, cytoplasmic-like isoform X2 yields the protein MIALTTLSHLRWMNHHLKRSASLLYQLYSTNGNDQISQEVTKLLELKAQLGNDVQKSFVLKTAKGTRDYNPKQMAIRERVFNTIITCFKRHGAETIDTPVFELKDTLTGKYGEDSKLIYDLANQGGEILSLRYDLTVPFARYLAMNKVTNIKRYHIAKVYRRDNPAMTRGRFREFYQCDFDIAGQYDLMIPDAECVKIVSEILSELKLGDFVIKLNHRKLLDGMFAACGVPEDKFRTICSSVDKLDKTFWDDVKAEMVDEKGLDPDVADKIGSYVQLNGGTELIERLQKDECLSANKAAVEGLEQMKLLLRYCDLYGVMDRVSFDVSLARGLDYYTGVIYEAVLKGRSTNASGEQVGVGSVAGGGRYDGLVGIFDAKGKQTPCVGVSIGIERVFSILEARELAAGKKVRTTETNVYVVSAQKNLTEERMKLCSELWDSNIKTEASYKKNPKTLAQFQYCEEMGIPLAVIIGESELQNNIVKLRDIVTREESEVPRDKMVETIREKLSTLG
- the LOC135493790 gene encoding histidine--tRNA ligase, cytoplasmic-like isoform X1, which codes for MSYPSKFQVEYSHHNSPGISPELQTYRNLIAIGDDIKKLKAEKPTGYKARISQEVTKLLELKAQLGNDVQKSFVLKTAKGTRDYNPKQMAIRERVFNTIITCFKRHGAETIDTPVFELKDTLTGKYGEDSKLIYDLANQGGEILSLRYDLTVPFARYLAMNKVTNIKRYHIAKVYRRDNPAMTRGRFREFYQCDFDIAGQYDLMIPDAECVKIVSEILSELKLGDFVIKLNHRKLLDGMFAACGVPEDKFRTICSSVDKLDKTFWDDVKAEMVDEKGLDPDVADKIGSYVQLNGGTELIERLQKDECLSANKAAVEGLEQMKLLLRYCDLYGVMDRVSFDVSLARGLDYYTGVIYEAVLKGRSTNASGEQVGVGSVAGGGRYDGLVGIFDAKGKQTPCVGVSIGIERVFSILEARELAAGKKVRTTETNVYVVSAQKNLTEERMKLCSELWDSNIKTEASYKKNPKTLAQFQYCEEMGIPLAVIIGESELQNNIVKLRDIVTREESEVPRDKMVETIREKLSTLG